From Gemmatimonadaceae bacterium:
GCGACCGACGGCGCGCTCTTCGCCACCATCCGGCGGCGCGGGGGCCTCGCGATGGGACTCGCCATCGCGGACCTGCTGTTCGATCCGCTGAACCTTGCCGGGCTGCCGGAACGGACCCGCGCGCTGGTCAGCGCCCTGGTCGCGATCATCGTCCTCACCTGGATCGGCTATCCGATTCTCCGCAAGACGCTGATGGCGCTGAGTGAGCGCGTCATCAATGCCAACGTGCTGCTCTCCACCGGCGCCTGGGGCGCATTCGCCATCGGCGTCGGCCATCTGATGCAACCGACCGCGTGGCCCAACTTCTTCCCCGTTGCCGTCTGGCTGATGGCGCTGCACCTCTTCTTCGGTGCGTTCAAGCTGGGCACGCGGAAGCGCGCCGCGGAATCGGTGCGTCGGCTGTTGTCGTTGCAGGCCCAGTCGGCGCGCGTGATACGCGGCGGCCACGAAGTGGAGGTCCCGGTCGCCGAGGTGACGCTGGGCGAGATCGTTGCCGTGCGGCCGGGCGAATTGGTGCCACTCGACGGCATCGTACGCGAGGGCAGCTCGAGCTTCGACATGGCAAGCGTCACCGGCGAGAGCGTGCCAGCGTTCCGAGAGGCCGGCGGCGAGGTGGTTGGCGGCACAATGAACGTCGACGGCTTCGTGCGCGTCGAAGTGACGCGGCTCGTCTCCGAGGGCTTCGTCGCGCAGGTGGTCGGGCTGATGCGGCAGATCGAAGAGCGGAAGCCGCCGATCCAGCTGCTCATGGACCGGCTCATGAACTACTACGGGCCCGTGGTCTATGCCGTCGCGGCCGTGGCGTTCATCGGCTGGTTGGTGTATTCGGGGAGCGCGCAGCAGGCGACGCTGATCGCCCTCACCGTGGTCATCATGGGCTACCCCTGCGCGCTCGGCATCACGACGCCAATGGTGCTCGCCATCGGTGGTGGGCACGGCATCGCGCGCGGCCTGCTGGTGCGCGCCGGCGAGTTCTTCCAGGCGTTGGCCGAGGTCGACACGGTGGTCTTCGACAAGACCGGCACGCTCACCTACGGACGTCCCACCGTACGCGAGGCCATCCCCTTCACCGGGACCGAGCAGGACCTCCTCCTGCTCGCGGCGGCCGCAGAAGCCGGCAGCGAACATCCGCTGGCCGGCGCCATCGTGCGCTATGCGCAGTTCCAGGAGATCCGGCACCCTGACGCCTCGGACTTCCGCGCCGTGCCGGGCAAGGGCGTCGTCGCCAGCGTGGGCGGTCGTCGCGTTGTCGTGGGCCGCCCGACATTCCTCACGAGTGAGGGCACTGGTGCCACGGTGCCCGCTGCGATTGAGGAGCGCGTCCGTGCACTCGAGGTTGGACACTCGGTGGTGTACGTCGCCGTCGACGGTCAGCTCTTGGGCGTCATCGCCCTGCAGGATACGCCGCGGCCGGGCACCGCGCGGCTCATGGCGCGCCTGAAGGCTATGGGGCTGCGCACGGCGATGCTCACGGGCGACAGTCGGAGCGTCGCCGAAGCGGTGGCCCGGGACATTGGCCTCGATGACGTGCACGCCGAGCTGCTGCCGCAGGAGAAGGTCGACATCATCGCGCGGTTGCAGGCGGAAGGCCGCACGGTAGCGTTCGTCGGCGACGGCATCAATGACGCGCCGGCTCTTGTGCAAAGCGACGTCGGCATCGCGCTGGGCGCCGGCACCGACGTGGCCATGCAGTCGGCGGGCGTCGTGCTCGTGAGCGACAAGCTGGACAAGGTGGCGAGCGCGATCATCCTCGGCCGCGCCTCGCACCGGAAGATGCGCCACAACATCGCTATCGCGGTCACCGCCAACGTG
This genomic window contains:
- a CDS encoding heavy metal translocating P-type ATPase, yielding MAAKNRLIQIKASGMMCSFCTMSVEKALARVPGVNSVQVNLVHGIILVDADRARVTEQQVAKKVEDLGYTVVATEAQQVATDGALFATIRRRGGLAMGLAIADLLFDPLNLAGLPERTRALVSALVAIIVLTWIGYPILRKTLMALSERVINANVLLSTGAWGAFAIGVGHLMQPTAWPNFFPVAVWLMALHLFFGAFKLGTRKRAAESVRRLLSLQAQSARVIRGGHEVEVPVAEVTLGEIVAVRPGELVPLDGIVREGSSSFDMASVTGESVPAFREAGGEVVGGTMNVDGFVRVEVTRLVSEGFVAQVVGLMRQIEERKPPIQLLMDRLMNYYGPVVYAVAAVAFIGWLVYSGSAQQATLIALTVVIMGYPCALGITTPMVLAIGGGHGIARGLLVRAGEFFQALAEVDTVVFDKTGTLTYGRPTVREAIPFTGTEQDLLLLAAAAEAGSEHPLAGAIVRYAQFQEIRHPDASDFRAVPGKGVVASVGGRRVVVGRPTFLTSEGTGATVPAAIEERVRALEVGHSVVYVAVDGQLLGVIALQDTPRPGTARLMARLKAMGLRTAMLTGDSRSVAEAVARDIGLDDVHAELLPQEKVDIIARLQAEGRTVAFVGDGINDAPALVQSDVGIALGAGTDVAMQSAGVVLVSDKLDKVASAIILGRASHRKMRHNIAIAVTANVIGMTLAIVGAITAPLAIGIMAVSVLGVLASTAMLVRLQLDEERAGDEPESGIAATTPDVAEAVIPARRMHCDACARRIDTRLAKIEGVRSVKANAIRKEVVVAYESARVSEEQLRGELETMGMR